One part of the Methylobacterium mesophilicum SR1.6/6 genome encodes these proteins:
- a CDS encoding GGDEF domain-containing protein, with amino-acid sequence MHLDPTTLLIVSAATTLLVGTLFLASWRQAPDSRALALWGAAHLVGSVGSAGLALRGQIPDLVSIGLANAVVLAAYGLIWSGVRSFERRAARLDVAMAGAALWGVLCCVPAFYASIELRVLLASAVATVYCGAAAAEIWRGRAERLASRISAGIVLSLQGAFYLVRIPSTLLAPPLIGPNPLASPWVAVLCFVTMLFSIASAFTFMALVKERAEREQRIAASTDALTGVRNRRAFADAVDAALLGGGGGALLLVDLDRFKAVNDVHGHAVGDAVLVGFCAMAASLLPPDALLGRLGGEEFACLLPEVSPAEALARAEELRRTFAELHVPEIPELRVSVSIGVAQLRHGVGYETLMRRADTALYAAKNGGRDRVAVADAAAARAA; translated from the coding sequence GTGCACCTTGACCCCACCACGCTGCTGATCGTCAGTGCCGCGACGACCCTGCTGGTCGGCACGCTGTTCCTGGCGTCCTGGCGGCAGGCGCCCGACTCCCGCGCCCTTGCCCTGTGGGGAGCGGCGCATCTCGTCGGGTCGGTTGGCTCTGCCGGATTGGCCCTGCGCGGCCAGATCCCGGACCTGGTGTCGATCGGGTTGGCCAACGCCGTGGTGCTCGCCGCCTACGGACTGATCTGGAGTGGCGTCCGCTCCTTCGAGCGCCGGGCGGCCCGCCTGGACGTCGCGATGGCGGGCGCGGCTTTGTGGGGCGTCCTCTGCTGCGTCCCGGCCTTCTACGCGTCGATCGAGCTGCGCGTCCTCCTCGCCTCGGCCGTGGCTACCGTCTACTGCGGCGCGGCCGCCGCAGAAATCTGGCGCGGCCGTGCCGAGCGCCTCGCCTCGCGGATCAGCGCCGGCATCGTGCTGAGCCTGCAAGGCGCCTTCTACTTGGTGCGGATCCCATCGACGCTCCTGGCGCCGCCCCTGATCGGCCCGAATCCGCTTGCCTCGCCCTGGGTGGCGGTCCTGTGCTTCGTCACCATGCTGTTCTCGATCGCCTCGGCCTTCACCTTCATGGCGCTGGTCAAGGAGCGGGCTGAGCGCGAGCAGCGCATCGCCGCCTCCACGGACGCGCTCACGGGCGTCCGAAATCGCCGTGCGTTCGCGGATGCCGTTGACGCCGCCCTTCTGGGAGGCGGGGGCGGCGCGCTGCTCCTCGTCGATCTCGACCGGTTCAAAGCGGTCAACGACGTTCATGGCCACGCCGTGGGCGACGCGGTGCTGGTCGGGTTCTGCGCCATGGCGGCGTCCTTGTTGCCGCCGGACGCGCTCCTGGGGCGCCTGGGCGGTGAGGAGTTCGCCTGCCTGTTGCCGGAAGTCTCGCCCGCCGAAGCCCTGGCCCGCGCCGAGGAGCTGCGCCGCACCTTCGCAGAACTCCACGTGCCCGAAATCCCCGAGCTGCGCGTCAGCGTGAGCATCGGAGTCGCGCAGCTGCGCCACGGGGTCGGGTACGAGACGCTGATGCGGCGCGCCGACACCGCCCTCTACGCCGCCAAGAACGGCGGCCGCGACCGGGTCGCCGTGGCCGACGCGGCTGCCGCACGGGCCGCGTAA
- a CDS encoding methyl-accepting chemotaxis protein: MFGSRADSLVAAVDRAMARVEFDPSGTVIDANTLFLDLVGYTRAEVCGRPHAQFVTEAERAGPGYAAFWEQLRTGRHVAGDFTRLTKSGQTIRIHGSYNPVLDRHGKVIKIVKLATDVTEERGRSARDAGWIAALDRSQAVISFTLDGIITDANANFLTTLGYTLDEVRGQHHRMFLPADEAAGADYAAFWTALGAGRHQAGEFRRVGKGGRAVWIFGTYNPIFDADGKPCAVVKFATDVTRQVEDRQRRGDGQRAIDADLSAIRESMSRVVQQADGTTQAANQTAHNVQAVAAGSEEFAASIEELSRHALQAKASVDKVVTRAEEAGAIVVGLTGAADRIGAAVNLIRSIADQTNLLALNATIEAARAGAAGKGFAVVAAEVKALAEQTARATGEIGTQIAAVQTETARAVAAIDGIGGTIEQLSEISLSVSSAVTEQAAVTRDMTENMQSAAQSVEAARAAIAEIATSAALVDASVRKVSEAARALA; encoded by the coding sequence ATGTTCGGTTCACGTGCGGACTCGCTGGTCGCGGCGGTCGACCGGGCAATGGCGCGGGTTGAGTTCGACCCGTCCGGCACCGTCATCGACGCCAACACCCTCTTCCTGGATCTGGTCGGCTACACGCGCGCGGAGGTCTGCGGGCGCCCCCATGCGCAGTTCGTGACCGAAGCGGAGCGCGCGGGGCCCGGTTACGCCGCGTTCTGGGAACAGCTGCGCACCGGGCGTCACGTGGCCGGCGACTTCACGCGCCTCACGAAGTCGGGGCAGACCATCCGCATCCACGGCTCCTACAACCCGGTCCTCGATCGCCACGGCAAGGTGATCAAGATCGTGAAGCTCGCCACCGACGTCACGGAAGAGCGCGGGCGCAGCGCGCGCGACGCCGGCTGGATCGCGGCGCTCGATCGCTCGCAGGCGGTGATCAGCTTCACGCTGGACGGCATCATCACGGACGCCAACGCCAACTTCCTCACGACCCTGGGCTACACCCTCGACGAGGTGCGCGGCCAGCATCACCGGATGTTCCTGCCGGCGGACGAGGCCGCGGGCGCGGACTACGCGGCGTTCTGGACGGCCCTCGGCGCTGGGCGCCATCAGGCCGGCGAATTCCGCCGGGTCGGCAAGGGCGGCCGCGCGGTCTGGATCTTCGGCACCTACAACCCGATCTTCGACGCCGACGGGAAGCCCTGCGCGGTCGTGAAGTTCGCCACCGACGTGACCCGGCAGGTGGAGGACCGGCAGCGCCGCGGCGACGGTCAGCGCGCCATCGACGCGGATCTCTCCGCGATCCGCGAGTCGATGAGCCGCGTCGTGCAGCAGGCTGACGGGACCACCCAGGCCGCGAACCAGACGGCGCACAACGTCCAGGCGGTCGCCGCGGGTTCGGAGGAGTTCGCGGCCTCCATCGAGGAGTTGAGCCGCCACGCCCTCCAGGCGAAAGCCTCGGTCGACAAGGTCGTCACCCGCGCCGAGGAAGCGGGCGCCATCGTGGTGGGCCTGACCGGTGCAGCGGACCGGATCGGCGCCGCCGTGAACCTGATCCGCTCCATCGCCGACCAGACGAACCTGCTGGCGCTCAACGCCACCATCGAGGCCGCGCGGGCGGGTGCGGCCGGCAAGGGCTTCGCGGTCGTGGCCGCCGAGGTCAAGGCGTTGGCCGAGCAGACCGCCCGGGCCACCGGCGAGATCGGCACCCAGATTGCCGCCGTGCAGACGGAGACGGCCCGGGCGGTCGCGGCCATCGACGGGATCGGCGGCACGATCGAGCAGCTCAGCGAGATCTCGCTCAGCGTGTCGTCCGCCGTGACCGAGCAGGCGGCCGTGACCCGCGACATGACCGAGAACATGCAATCCGCCGCCCAGAGCGTCGAGGCGGCCCGCGCGGCCATCGCCGAGATCGCGACCTCGGCGGCCCTGGTGGACGCCTCGGTGCGGAAGGTCTCCGAAGCCGCCCGCGCCCTCGCCTGA
- a CDS encoding polyphosphate kinase 2 family protein: MSKKHGKHHRGQKRGGGVTDGDDLNKTPGSERPSTARWATAVDDVAGTAPDALSGHRQVTIPAAPGIVAVEPGASFDLSSVDCDADGGLDKTWAKEALDAERARIVGFQERLYAERSRSLLVVFQAIDTGGKDGTIRSVLKGVNPQGCTVTSFKVPSSDELDHDFLWRYHARTPGRGLIGVFNRSHYEDVLVVRVKGLVPDAVWQSRYGRINDFERLLTESGTTILKFFLHISKAEQKKRLEARIADPEKHWKFDPADLVERKSWDAYQRAFADALSRCSTPYAPWLVVPANHKWFRNYVIAKTVADTLEAMDPRFPEAAKGIADLTVPD; encoded by the coding sequence ATGTCCAAGAAGCACGGCAAGCATCATCGCGGCCAGAAGCGCGGCGGCGGCGTGACAGATGGGGATGACCTGAACAAAACCCCAGGATCGGAGCGGCCCTCGACCGCCCGTTGGGCAACCGCCGTCGACGACGTCGCCGGAACGGCTCCCGACGCGCTGAGCGGCCACCGGCAGGTTACGATCCCGGCGGCTCCCGGCATCGTCGCGGTGGAGCCCGGCGCATCCTTCGATCTCTCCTCGGTGGACTGCGACGCCGATGGCGGCCTCGACAAGACTTGGGCGAAGGAGGCGCTGGACGCCGAGCGGGCCCGCATCGTCGGCTTCCAGGAGCGGCTCTACGCCGAGCGGAGCCGCAGCCTGCTGGTTGTCTTCCAGGCGATCGACACGGGCGGCAAGGACGGCACGATCCGGTCGGTCCTCAAGGGCGTGAACCCGCAGGGTTGCACGGTGACCTCGTTCAAGGTGCCGTCGAGCGACGAACTGGATCACGACTTCCTGTGGCGTTACCACGCCCGCACGCCCGGCCGCGGCCTGATCGGCGTCTTCAACCGCAGCCACTACGAGGACGTCCTCGTGGTGCGGGTGAAGGGCCTCGTGCCCGATGCGGTCTGGCAGAGCCGCTACGGGCGGATCAACGACTTCGAGCGGCTGCTCACCGAGTCCGGCACTACCATCCTGAAGTTCTTCCTGCACATCTCGAAGGCGGAGCAGAAGAAGCGTCTGGAGGCCCGCATCGCCGATCCCGAGAAGCACTGGAAGTTCGATCCGGCCGACCTCGTCGAGCGGAAATCCTGGGACGCCTATCAGCGGGCCTTCGCCGACGCGCTGTCGCGCTGCTCCACGCCCTACGCCCCATGGCTGGTGGTGCCGGCCAATCACAAGTGGTTTCGCAACTACGTGATCGCCAAGACGGTCGCGGATACACTGGAGGCGATGGACCCGCGATTCCCCGAAGCCGCCAAGGGGATCGCCGACCTGACGGTCCCGGACTGA
- a CDS encoding AAA family ATPase, with product MLTVREVSVSGYRSLRRIGFPVDDLSVFVGGNGTGKTNLYRALELLQAAARGTLTRDLAAEGGMNSAHWAGRRRQGEPARIRLSATLRDDRTGQDFTYAVEIGLVPQAGAEIYGAAFRHEPQIKTERLSVRTGGRTAVILDRDGRSGFVRDADGRKQSLGIDLLATETALGSARVATGQPEIAFVRLAMTAWRFHHGFRTDAESPLRRPCLAVTTPTLASDGSDLAAVFATLVHIRQDTNDLDEAVDGAFPGARLIVPEPGREASFGVTFPDFHGRVFAASELSDGTLRFLALAGALLGYRLPPFIALNEPETSLHPDLMDPLARLIARAAARTQVWLVTHSERLADGVAEHGGARPRTVLKRDGETWIEGLRLSGSFGDEAD from the coding sequence ATGCTGACGGTGCGCGAGGTCTCGGTCTCGGGCTACCGCTCGCTCCGTCGGATCGGCTTCCCGGTCGACGACCTGTCGGTTTTCGTCGGCGGCAACGGCACGGGCAAGACCAACCTCTACCGGGCGCTGGAGCTGCTGCAGGCGGCGGCCCGGGGCACCCTGACCCGTGACCTCGCCGCCGAGGGCGGCATGAACTCGGCGCACTGGGCCGGCCGGCGCCGGCAGGGAGAGCCCGCCCGGATCCGCCTGTCCGCCACCCTGCGCGACGACCGCACCGGGCAGGACTTCACCTACGCGGTCGAGATCGGGCTCGTCCCGCAGGCCGGTGCCGAGATCTACGGCGCGGCCTTCCGGCACGAGCCGCAGATCAAGACCGAGCGCCTGTCCGTCCGGACCGGAGGCCGCACGGCGGTGATCCTCGACCGGGACGGAAGAAGCGGCTTCGTCCGCGACGCGGACGGGCGCAAGCAATCCCTCGGCATCGACCTCCTCGCCACCGAGACGGCGCTCGGCAGCGCCCGGGTCGCCACCGGCCAGCCGGAGATCGCCTTCGTGCGCCTGGCGATGACGGCGTGGCGCTTCCACCACGGGTTCCGGACCGACGCCGAGTCGCCCCTGCGGCGGCCCTGCCTCGCGGTGACCACGCCGACGCTGGCCTCGGACGGGTCGGACCTCGCGGCGGTGTTCGCGACCCTGGTCCATATCCGCCAGGACACGAACGACCTCGACGAGGCCGTGGACGGCGCCTTCCCGGGGGCGCGCCTGATCGTGCCGGAGCCGGGGCGGGAAGCCAGCTTCGGCGTGACCTTCCCCGACTTCCATGGCCGGGTCTTCGCCGCTTCCGAACTCTCGGACGGGACCCTGCGCTTCCTCGCCCTGGCCGGCGCGCTGCTCGGCTACCGGCTGCCGCCGTTCATCGCCCTCAACGAACCCGAGACGAGCCTTCATCCCGATCTGATGGACCCGCTGGCCCGGCTGATCGCCCGGGCGGCGGCGCGCACGCAGGTCTGGCTGGTGACGCATTCCGAGCGGCTGGCGGACGGTGTCGCCGAACACGGAGGCGCCCGGCCGCGGACCGTGCTGAAGCGCGACGGCGAGACCTGGATCGAGGGGCTGCGGCTCTCGGGGTCGTTTGGCGATGAGGCGGATTGA
- a CDS encoding Pls/PosA family non-ribosomal peptide synthetase → MSDVAEKTRPGPAGERERSGDGAAILRGAHRPDLIRDEVLAEVFLDSSRSRPDHPCLIDGARVEAGGVHPRLTYAEVAARAGRIAAGLAHRGIGPGDVVGLWMARGPDLLVAQIGITLSGAAWLPFDAEAPADRVGVCLTDAAAKALLVSPALKPAAPDAAPALTPADLDAGTPADASVPDARAAGLTPEHPAYLIYTSGSTGVPKGIVISHANICHFLRSGNALYGMRADDVVFQGASVAFDLSMEEIWVPYLVGATLFVASPAMMGDVESLPGILEAEKITVLDTVPTLLAMISGDLPTVRLVLLGGEALPEPLVARWATGTRQLFNTYGPTEATVVATAAEMRPGEPVTIGGPIPNYSVYVAGEDLSLLGRDQQGELLIGGPGVARGYLARPELTAEKFIANPFASDGTDPVLYRSGDAVSLDSAGRIVFHGRIDDQVKIRGFRVELGEIEARIRSVPEINQAAVVLRQDDGVDRLVAFLIPERGRAIDTAALRKTLAGQMPPYMVPGHFEVAETLPRLTSGKVDRKALKIAPLTVVAADGEQEPPANETEAALVAAAKQVFGNQPIALEGDFFSDLGGHSLLAARFVSAVRESPALAGITLPDVYALRTMRAMADALIARTGGMGAAAALRDLSFEPPPLLRRAFCGLAQLVALPFVIALATAQWLGMFVTYLLLTGGGLSFFAELGVLLLVYIGINGVTAVAAVAGKWLILGRTRPGRYPLWGVYYYRWWLAQRLAPLVHVKWLQGSPAIAIYLRLMGARVGRDTLISDIEVGAPDLLTIGDGASLGGRLVIANAEIVGNELVIGRVEIGADAAVGTSCVLSHDTVIGPQAEIADLTTIPAGTRVGAAERWDGSPGRKVGTADPAELPAPAEASFLRRTAFMAAYVVLLGAIPAVGLLPIFPAFFIFDQISDSLSDITDVDYHWYLPILTWPTAMLMTAGTVLLIAGIRWVVLPRTRSGTYSVHSLFYLRKWSLALAVEVTLETLSSLFATVYMRAWYRLMGANMGHGAEISTNLAGRYDLAEVGAKNFVADEVVYGEEEIRRGWMHLEPTRTGARVFVGNDAVVPPGAVIPDDVLIGIKSKPPANDAMSPGETWFGSPPIRLPARQKVDLGSTAQTYEPGMWPKVRRGIFEAFATSFSPMLYITLAITVIDWYFYPAILEQDWWGLAVSFVVASVAIALIQSSAVIAMKWLLMGVYKPGMQPMWSWWAMRTEAIAVAYWGLAGKVLLEHLQGTPFLPWVLRLFGVKVGRGVCMLTTDITEFDCVTIGDYATINRVSALQTHLYEDRIMKIGRVVVGKGVSVGAFSTVLYDTKVGDFARLRPLTIVMKGESIPASTEWEGAPAVPVIHAG, encoded by the coding sequence ATGAGCGACGTCGCCGAGAAGACCCGGCCTGGCCCGGCCGGGGAGCGCGAGCGTTCCGGCGACGGGGCTGCCATCCTGCGCGGCGCGCACCGCCCTGACCTGATCCGCGACGAGGTGCTGGCCGAGGTCTTCCTCGACTCGTCCCGCAGCCGCCCCGACCATCCCTGCCTGATCGACGGCGCGCGCGTGGAGGCGGGCGGCGTTCACCCGCGCCTGACCTACGCCGAGGTGGCCGCCCGCGCGGGGCGCATCGCCGCCGGCCTCGCCCATCGCGGGATCGGGCCCGGGGACGTGGTCGGGCTCTGGATGGCCCGCGGGCCGGATCTCCTCGTGGCGCAGATCGGCATCACCCTGTCGGGCGCCGCGTGGCTGCCCTTCGACGCCGAGGCGCCAGCCGACCGGGTGGGCGTCTGCCTGACGGATGCCGCCGCCAAGGCGCTGCTGGTCTCGCCGGCCCTCAAGCCCGCCGCGCCCGACGCGGCGCCGGCCCTGACACCAGCGGATCTCGACGCCGGGACGCCAGCCGACGCGTCCGTGCCCGATGCCCGCGCCGCCGGGCTGACACCCGAGCATCCGGCCTACCTGATCTACACCTCGGGCTCGACCGGCGTGCCCAAGGGCATCGTCATCAGCCACGCGAACATCTGCCACTTCCTGCGCTCGGGAAACGCCCTCTACGGGATGCGCGCCGACGACGTGGTGTTCCAGGGCGCCTCGGTGGCCTTCGACCTCTCCATGGAGGAGATCTGGGTCCCCTACCTCGTGGGTGCGACCCTGTTCGTGGCGAGCCCCGCCATGATGGGCGACGTGGAATCTCTGCCCGGCATCCTGGAGGCGGAGAAGATCACGGTGCTCGACACCGTGCCGACTCTCCTGGCGATGATCTCGGGCGACCTGCCGACGGTGCGCCTCGTGCTGCTGGGCGGCGAGGCGCTGCCCGAGCCACTGGTCGCCCGCTGGGCGACCGGGACGCGCCAGCTGTTTAACACCTACGGGCCGACCGAGGCCACGGTGGTGGCCACCGCCGCCGAGATGCGTCCCGGCGAGCCGGTGACGATCGGCGGCCCGATCCCGAACTACTCCGTCTACGTGGCCGGCGAGGATCTGAGCCTCCTCGGCCGTGACCAGCAGGGCGAATTGCTGATCGGCGGTCCCGGTGTGGCGCGGGGCTACCTCGCCCGGCCGGAGCTGACGGCGGAAAAGTTCATCGCCAACCCCTTCGCGTCGGACGGGACCGACCCGGTCCTCTACCGCTCGGGCGACGCGGTCTCCCTCGATTCCGCCGGCCGGATCGTCTTCCACGGCCGCATCGACGATCAGGTCAAGATCCGCGGGTTCCGGGTGGAACTCGGCGAGATCGAGGCGCGGATCCGCAGCGTCCCCGAGATCAACCAAGCCGCCGTGGTGCTCCGGCAGGATGACGGCGTCGACCGCCTCGTCGCCTTCCTGATCCCGGAGCGCGGCCGCGCCATCGACACCGCGGCTCTGCGCAAGACCCTCGCCGGCCAGATGCCGCCCTACATGGTGCCGGGCCATTTCGAGGTGGCCGAGACCCTCCCGCGGCTCACCTCCGGCAAGGTCGACCGCAAGGCGCTCAAGATCGCCCCGCTCACCGTGGTCGCCGCCGACGGCGAGCAGGAGCCGCCCGCCAACGAGACCGAGGCCGCCCTCGTCGCCGCCGCCAAGCAGGTCTTCGGCAACCAGCCGATCGCGCTCGAGGGCGACTTCTTCTCCGACCTCGGCGGTCACTCGCTGCTCGCCGCGCGCTTCGTCTCGGCGGTGCGCGAGAGCCCGGCGCTGGCCGGCATCACCCTGCCGGACGTCTACGCCCTGCGCACGATGCGGGCGATGGCCGACGCGCTGATCGCCCGCACCGGCGGCATGGGCGCCGCGGCGGCTCTGCGCGACCTGAGCTTCGAGCCGCCGCCGCTGCTGCGGCGGGCCTTCTGCGGCCTCGCGCAGCTCGTCGCGCTGCCCTTCGTGATCGCGCTCGCCACTGCGCAGTGGCTCGGCATGTTCGTGACCTACCTGCTGCTGACCGGCGGCGGCCTGAGCTTCTTCGCCGAACTCGGGGTGCTCCTCCTCGTCTACATCGGCATCAACGGCGTGACGGCGGTGGCGGCGGTGGCCGGCAAATGGCTGATCCTCGGCCGCACCAGACCCGGCCGCTACCCGCTCTGGGGCGTGTACTATTACCGTTGGTGGCTGGCGCAGCGGCTGGCGCCCCTGGTGCACGTGAAGTGGCTGCAGGGCTCGCCGGCGATCGCCATCTACCTGCGGCTGATGGGTGCCAGGGTCGGCCGCGATACCCTGATCTCCGACATCGAGGTCGGCGCGCCCGACCTCCTGACGATCGGCGACGGGGCGTCGCTCGGCGGCCGCTTGGTCATCGCCAATGCCGAGATCGTCGGGAACGAGCTGGTGATCGGCCGGGTGGAGATCGGCGCGGATGCGGCGGTCGGCACCTCCTGCGTGCTGAGCCACGACACGGTGATCGGCCCCCAGGCCGAGATCGCCGACCTCACCACGATCCCGGCCGGCACGCGGGTCGGCGCCGCCGAGCGCTGGGACGGCTCGCCCGGCCGCAAGGTCGGAACGGCCGATCCGGCTGAGTTGCCGGCGCCTGCCGAGGCGTCCTTCCTCCGACGGACCGCCTTCATGGCCGCCTACGTGGTGCTGCTCGGCGCGATCCCGGCGGTGGGCCTGCTGCCGATCTTTCCGGCCTTCTTCATCTTCGACCAGATCTCGGACTCACTCTCCGACATCACCGACGTCGACTATCACTGGTACCTGCCGATCCTCACATGGCCCACCGCCATGCTGATGACCGCCGGCACGGTGCTGCTGATCGCCGGCATCCGCTGGGTCGTGCTGCCGCGGACGCGCTCGGGCACCTACTCGGTCCACTCGCTGTTCTACCTGCGCAAGTGGTCGCTGGCGCTCGCCGTCGAGGTGACGCTGGAGACGCTCTCGTCGCTGTTCGCCACGGTCTACATGCGGGCTTGGTACCGGCTGATGGGCGCCAACATGGGCCACGGCGCCGAAATCTCGACCAACCTCGCCGGCCGCTACGACCTCGCCGAGGTCGGCGCGAAGAACTTCGTCGCCGACGAGGTGGTGTACGGCGAGGAGGAGATCCGGCGCGGCTGGATGCATCTGGAGCCGACCCGGACCGGGGCGCGGGTCTTCGTCGGCAACGACGCCGTGGTGCCGCCGGGCGCCGTCATTCCGGACGACGTGCTGATCGGCATCAAGTCGAAGCCGCCCGCGAACGACGCCATGAGCCCGGGCGAGACGTGGTTCGGCTCACCGCCGATCCGGCTGCCGGCCCGACAGAAGGTCGATCTCGGCTCGACCGCGCAGACCTACGAGCCCGGCATGTGGCCGAAGGTCCGGCGCGGCATCTTCGAGGCGTTCGCGACCTCGTTCTCGCCGATGCTCTACATCACTCTCGCGATCACGGTCATCGACTGGTACTTCTATCCCGCCATCCTGGAGCAGGATTGGTGGGGCCTGGCCGTCAGCTTCGTGGTGGCGAGCGTCGCCATCGCGCTGATCCAGTCCAGCGCGGTCATCGCGATGAAGTGGCTGCTGATGGGTGTCTACAAACCTGGGATGCAGCCGATGTGGTCCTGGTGGGCGATGCGCACCGAGGCCATCGCGGTCGCCTACTGGGGGCTCGCCGGCAAGGTGCTGCTGGAGCATCTCCAGGGCACGCCGTTCCTGCCGTGGGTGCTGCGCCTGTTCGGCGTGAAGGTCGGCCGGGGCGTGTGCATGCTGACCACCGACATCACCGAGTTCGACTGCGTGACGATCGGCGACTACGCCACGATCAACCGTGTCTCGGCGCTTCAGACCCACCTGTACGAGGACCGGATCATGAAGATCGGCCGCGTCGTCGTGGGTAAGGGCGTCTCGGTGGGGGCGTTCTCGACGGTTCTGTACGACACCAAGGTCGGGGATTTCGCGCGGCTGCGCCCGCTAACGATCGTCATGAAGGGCGAGTCGATCCCCGCCAGCACCGAGTGGGAAGGCGCGCCCGCGGTTCCGGTGATCCACGCGGGCTGA
- the fabI gene encoding enoyl-ACP reductase FabI, with protein sequence MAEHGQGLLAGKRGIVLGVANNRSIAWGIARSARAHGAELAFTYQGDALRKRVEPLAKELDAHVIGHCDVTEAATIDAVFAEAARVFPEGIDFVVHCVAFSDKDELTGRYIETSEDNFTKSLLVSCYSFTAVAQRAEKIMRPGGSLVTLTYYGAEKWMPHYNVMGVAKAALEASVRYLAADLGPKNLRVNAISAGPIKTLAASGIGDFRYILKWNEYNAPLRRTVTIGEVGETAAYLVSDMAAGMTGEILHVDAGYHVVGMKNPDAPDLTLDKD encoded by the coding sequence ATGGCGGAACACGGGCAGGGCCTTCTGGCGGGCAAGCGGGGCATCGTCCTCGGGGTCGCCAACAACCGCTCGATCGCCTGGGGCATCGCCCGCAGCGCCCGCGCCCACGGGGCGGAACTCGCCTTCACCTACCAGGGTGACGCCCTGCGCAAGCGGGTGGAGCCGCTGGCCAAGGAACTCGACGCCCACGTCATCGGCCACTGCGACGTCACCGAGGCGGCCACGATCGACGCCGTGTTCGCGGAGGCGGCCAGGGTGTTCCCCGAGGGAATCGACTTTGTCGTCCACTGCGTCGCCTTCTCCGACAAGGACGAGCTGACGGGCCGCTACATCGAGACCTCCGAGGACAACTTCACCAAGTCGCTCCTGGTCTCGTGCTACTCGTTCACCGCGGTGGCCCAGCGCGCCGAGAAGATCATGCGGCCCGGCGGCTCCCTCGTGACGCTGACCTATTACGGCGCCGAGAAGTGGATGCCGCACTACAACGTCATGGGTGTCGCCAAGGCGGCCCTCGAAGCCTCGGTCCGCTATCTCGCGGCGGATCTCGGACCGAAGAATCTCCGCGTCAACGCCATCTCGGCCGGTCCGATCAAGACCCTGGCCGCCTCGGGGATCGGCGACTTCCGCTACATCCTGAAGTGGAACGAGTACAACGCGCCCCTGCGCCGGACCGTGACCATCGGCGAGGTCGGCGAGACGGCGGCCTACCTCGTCTCCGACATGGCCGCCGGCATGACCGGCGAGATCCTGCACGTGGATGCGGGCTACCACGTCGTCGGCATGAAGAACCCCGACGCGCCTGACCTGACCCTCGACAAGGACTGA
- a CDS encoding histidine phosphatase family protein, whose amino-acid sequence MATIYFIRHGQTDWNAEGRLQGGRDTELNALGEAQAVAAADRLAALAGSTLAEADFVASPLKRTRRTMEILRTTLGLPHEAYRVDPRLREIGFGSWEGSTWAEIRRRDPAGAAGRERDRWRHRPPGTGGESYAALVERVAPALAGLERDAVVVAHGGVARAALVALGHLDPYTAPRLGIRQGEVLVLEPGGWRWA is encoded by the coding sequence TTGGCTACGATCTATTTCATCCGGCACGGCCAGACCGATTGGAACGCCGAGGGGCGCCTCCAGGGCGGCCGCGACACCGAGCTCAACGCCCTCGGTGAGGCGCAGGCCGTGGCGGCTGCCGACCGTCTCGCCGCCCTCGCGGGTTCAACGCTCGCCGAGGCGGATTTCGTCGCGAGCCCGCTCAAGCGGACGCGGCGCACCATGGAGATCCTGCGCACGACGCTCGGCCTGCCGCACGAGGCCTACCGCGTCGACCCGCGACTGCGGGAGATCGGCTTCGGCAGTTGGGAAGGGTCCACCTGGGCCGAGATCCGCCGCCGCGATCCGGCCGGAGCCGCGGGCCGCGAGCGCGACCGGTGGCGTCACCGGCCGCCCGGAACCGGCGGCGAGAGCTACGCCGCACTGGTGGAGCGGGTCGCCCCGGCACTCGCCGGACTGGAGCGCGACGCCGTCGTCGTCGCCCATGGCGGCGTCGCCCGGGCGGCCCTCGTGGCGCTCGGCCATCTCGACCCCTACACGGCGCCCCGCCTCGGCATCCGCCAGGGCGAGGTCCTGGTCCTGGAGCCCGGCGGCTGGCGCTGGGCTTGA